A single region of the Leptodactylus fuscus isolate aLepFus1 chromosome 5, aLepFus1.hap2, whole genome shotgun sequence genome encodes:
- the LOC142202884 gene encoding olfactory receptor 8D2-like, producing the protein MTTLIANLLLISLIASSTLLVTPMYFFLCNLAILDITYTSVTSPKLICIFIMASSSMSYLECIIQYTFFLAFTCVEYFLLTVMSYDRYVAVCRPLHYQMALNRRFCNVACSFIWLGGFLTSIPISVTTSQNVYCSSNVINHFFCDIAVLLELSCTSTASTQNIILFEGALILTTCFLPTVVSYVFIIDTVSKIKCLSGKHKAFSTCTSHLTTVILFYSVIFTLYMMPRTSLTQNQRKVISVLYSNVIPMLNPLVYSLRNKDVNQALKTIIRRLSLV; encoded by the coding sequence ATGACCACATTGATCGCCAACCTCTTGCTCATTTCTCTCATAGCTTCGAGCACTTTGCTGGTGACCCCCATGTACTTCTTTTTGTGTAACTTGGCCATCTTGGACATCACCTACACGTCTGTCACTTCTCCAAAGCTAATATGCATCTTCATCATGGCCAGTAGCTCCATGTCTTACTTGGAATGTATTATCCAGTATACTTTCTTTCTTGCTTTTACTTGCGTTGAGTACTTCCTTCTCACAGTCATGTCTTATGATCGCTACGTGGCCGTCTGTAGACCTTTACACTATCAAATGGCCCTCAACAGAAGGTTTTGTAATGTGGCCTGCTCATTCATCTGGCTCGGTGGCTTCCTTACCAGTATACCTATATCCGTCACCACATCTCAAAATGTCTACTGCTCCTCCAATGTCATCAATCACTTTTTTTGTGATATTGCAGTATTGCTAGAACTTTCCTGCACCAGCACAGCCTCTACTCAGAACATCATATTGTTTGAAGGAGCCTTGATCTTGACCACCTGCTTCTTGCCCACGGTGGTCTCCTATGTCTTTATAATTGATACCGTCTCCAAGATAAAGTGTTTAAGTGGGAAacataaagccttctccacctgcaccTCTCATCTTACCACAGTCATTCTGTTCTATTCAGTGATTTTTACGCTCTATATGATGCCGAGAACTTCACTTACCCAGAATCAACGCAAAGTCATAAGTGTCCTTTATTCTAATGTCATCCCTATGCTGAATCCCCTGGTCTACAGCTTAAGGAACAAAGATGTAAACCAAGCCTTGAAGACTATTATAAGACGATTATCGTTGGTTTAG
- the LOC142202885 gene encoding olfactory receptor 1L4-like: protein MSPATKRIEARQILQNYNIMYSINCSTKLIDFLVVGFSDFPDIQTPLFLYFLSVYILTLCGNLVLVVLIIWSPSLSTPMYFFLCNLSTLDVIYTSVTGPKLISIFATNNGRISYVECILQLYFFIAFGSTEYFLLTVMSYDRYVAVCKPLYYSIIMNQQVCKSVAIGSWLGGLVASIPIASVTSTLDYCSLNLIDHFFCDVNALIHLACNDTTLLHTVILIQGVVLVMTSFILTVISYIQILCSIMRIRTSTGKYKTFSTCGSHLTVVSLFYVMVFFLYMRPSSSMSLSEAKILTTLYVYIIPLLNPVVYSFRNQSVKEALRKLPISLLKKLLAFTS, encoded by the exons ATGTCACCCGCCACAAAGAGaattgaggcaag GCAAATTCTCCAGAATTACAATATAATGTATTCGATAAATTGTAGCACCAAACTCATAGACTTCTTAGTTGTCGGCTTCTCGGATTTTCCGGACATCCAGACTCCTCTGTTTTTGTACTTTCTTAGTGTTTATATCTTGACCCTATGCGGAAACCTGGTTCTCGTTGTCCTTATAATATGGAGTCCGTCCCTTTCTACCCCCATGTACTTTTTCTTATGTAACCTCTCGACCCTTGATGTCATCTACACCTCTGTCACCGGCCCAAAACTCATTTCTATCTTTGCCACCAACAATGGAAGGATTTCCTATGTGGAATGTATCCTACAACTTTACTTCTTCATCGCGTtcggcagcacagagtattttttACTGACCGTCATGTCATACGACCGCTATGTAGCCGTCTGCAAACCCCTGTATTACTCTATCATAATGAACCAACAGGTCTGTAAATCCGTAGCCATTGGCTCTTGGTTGGGCGGATTGGTAGCCTCCATTCCTATTGCCTCCGTGACGTCAACCTTGGACTATTGTAGCTTGAACCTTATCGATCACTTCTTTTGTGACGTGAATGCGCTCATACATCTGGCGTGTAACGATACGACACTCCTCCATACAGTCATACTCATACAGGGGGTCGTGTTGGTTATGACATCCTTTATTCTTACTGTCATCTCCTATATAcaaatattatgtagtataatgaGGATCCGGACGTCGACGGGCAAGTACAAGACCTTCTCCACATGCGGTTCCCACTTGACCGTTGTGAGTCTTTTCTATGTTATGGTGTTTTTCTTATACATGAGACCGTCATCATCGATGTCTTTAAGTGAAGCCAAAATATTAACCACATTATACGTGTATATCATCCCCCTGCTGAACCCAGTGGTGTACAGTTTTAGAAACCAAAGCGTAAAGGAGGCTTTAAGAAAGTTGCCTATATCATTATTGAAAAAACTATTAGCCTtcacctcttaa